The following are from one region of the Cloacibacterium sp. TD35 genome:
- the fusA gene encoding elongation factor G — MSRDLKYTRNIGIAAHIDAGKTTTTERILFYTGKTHKIGEVHEGAATMDWMEQEAERGITITSAATTCSWNFPTDQGKALPETKPYHFNIIDTPGHVDFTVEVNRSLRVLDGLVFLFSAVDGVEPQSETNWRLADNYKVARMGFVNKMDRQGADFLNVVKQVKEMLGSNAVPIVLPIGAEEDFKGVVDLIKNRAIIWDEAGQGATFDVVPIPEDMKDEVMEYREKLVEAVADYDETLMEKFFEDPDSITEEEINAALRAATIDLSIIPMTCGSSFKNKGVQFMLDAVCKYLPSPLDKDDIKGTDPRTDADIVRKPDVKEPFAALAFKIATDPFVGRLAFFRAYSGRLDAGSYVLNTRSGNKERISRIYQMHANKQNPVEYIEAGDIGAAVGFKDIKTGDTLSDEKAPIVLESMIFPDPVIGIAVEPKTKADQDKLGNALAKLAEEDPTFQVKTDEASGQTIISGMGELHLDIIVDRLRREFKVEVNQGQPQVEYKEALTQVANHREVYKKQSGGRGKFADIVFEIGPADEGKTGLEFINEIKGGNIPREFIPSVEKGFKESMKNGPLAGFEVESMKIILKDGSFHAVDSDQLSFELAAKMGFKASGKAAKAVIMEPIMKLEVVTPEEYMGDIVGDLNRRRGTVNGMDDRNNAKVIKAFVPLSEMFGYVTSLRTLSSGRATSSMEFEKYEPAPTNIAEEVIAKARG, encoded by the coding sequence TTTCCCAACAGATCAAGGGAAAGCACTTCCTGAAACTAAACCTTACCACTTCAATATCATCGATACCCCAGGGCACGTAGACTTCACAGTAGAAGTAAACAGATCTCTTAGAGTATTAGATGGTCTTGTATTCTTATTCTCAGCAGTAGACGGTGTAGAGCCTCAGTCAGAAACCAACTGGAGATTGGCTGATAACTACAAAGTTGCGAGAATGGGATTCGTAAACAAAATGGACAGACAAGGAGCTGATTTCTTAAACGTTGTAAAACAAGTTAAAGAAATGTTAGGTTCTAATGCAGTTCCAATCGTTTTACCAATCGGTGCTGAAGAAGATTTCAAAGGTGTAGTAGACCTAATTAAGAACAGAGCTATCATCTGGGATGAAGCAGGACAAGGAGCAACTTTTGATGTAGTTCCAATTCCTGAAGATATGAAAGATGAGGTAATGGAATATAGAGAAAAATTAGTAGAAGCAGTAGCTGATTACGATGAAACTCTAATGGAAAAATTCTTTGAAGATCCAGATTCTATTACTGAAGAAGAAATCAATGCTGCACTTAGAGCTGCAACTATTGATTTATCTATCATTCCTATGACTTGTGGTTCTTCATTCAAGAATAAAGGAGTTCAGTTCATGCTAGATGCAGTTTGTAAATATCTTCCTTCTCCACTAGATAAGGATGATATCAAAGGAACTGACCCTAGAACTGATGCTGATATCGTAAGAAAACCAGACGTAAAAGAGCCTTTCGCTGCATTAGCTTTCAAAATTGCTACAGACCCTTTCGTAGGTAGATTAGCATTCTTTAGAGCTTATTCAGGAAGACTAGATGCTGGTTCTTATGTTCTTAACACAAGATCTGGAAACAAAGAAAGAATTTCTAGAATCTATCAAATGCACGCAAACAAGCAAAATCCAGTAGAATATATTGAAGCTGGAGATATTGGTGCAGCAGTAGGTTTCAAAGATATCAAAACGGGAGATACTCTTTCTGATGAAAAAGCACCTATCGTTCTTGAATCTATGATTTTCCCTGATCCAGTAATTGGTATTGCTGTAGAACCTAAAACTAAAGCAGACCAAGATAAGTTAGGTAACGCTCTTGCTAAATTAGCAGAAGAAGATCCAACTTTCCAAGTAAAAACTGACGAAGCTTCTGGACAGACTATTATCTCTGGTATGGGTGAGCTTCACTTAGATATCATTGTAGACCGTCTAAGAAGAGAATTTAAAGTTGAGGTTAACCAAGGTCAACCACAAGTAGAATACAAAGAAGCTCTTACACAAGTTGCTAACCACAGAGAAGTTTACAAAAAACAATCAGGTGGTAGAGGTAAATTTGCAGATATCGTATTCGAAATTGGTCCTGCAGACGAAGGTAAAACTGGTTTAGAATTCATCAACGAAATTAAAGGTGGTAACATTCCTAGAGAATTTATCCCTTCAGTTGAAAAAGGTTTCAAAGAATCTATGAAAAACGGTCCATTGGCTGGTTTCGAAGTAGAATCTATGAAAATTATCCTTAAAGATGGATCTTTCCACGCAGTAGACTCTGACCAATTATCTTTCGAATTAGCTGCTAAAATGGGTTTCAAAGCTTCTGGTAAAGCTGCTAAAGCGGTTATCATGGAGCCTATTATGAAACTTGAGGTAGTTACACCTGAAGAATATATGGGAGATATCGTAGGAGACCTTAACAGAAGAAGAGGTACTGTAAACGGTATGGATGATAGAAATAACGCTAAAGTTATTAAAGCTTTCGTTCCACTATCTGAAATGTTTGGTTATGTTACTTCTCTTAGAACTTTATCTTCTGGTAGAGCTACTTCTTCTATGGAGTTCGAGAAATACGAACCAGCTCCTACAAACATTGCAGAAGAAGTAATTGCTAAAGCAAGAGGTTAA
- the rpsJ gene encoding 30S ribosomal protein S10, with amino-acid sequence MSQRIRIKLKSYDYNLVDKSAEKIVKTVKATGAVVNGPIPLPTHKRIFTVLRSPHVNKKAREQFQLSAHKRLMDIYSSSSKTVDALMKLELPSGVDVEIKV; translated from the coding sequence ATGTCACAAAGAATCAGAATAAAACTTAAGTCTTACGATTACAATTTAGTAGATAAGTCTGCTGAGAAAATCGTGAAAACTGTAAAAGCTACTGGTGCTGTGGTAAACGGACCTATTCCATTACCAACTCACAAAAGAATCTTTACAGTTCTTAGATCACCACACGTTAACAAGAAAGCTAGAGAACAGTTCCAACTTTCTGCTCACAAGAGATTGATGGATATCTACTCTTCTTCTTCTAAAACGGTAGATGCTCTAATGAAATTAGAGTTACCTTCAGGTGTAGACGTAGAAATCAAAGTGTGA
- a CDS encoding DUF1294 domain-containing protein, whose translation MLFGFDKRNATRGENRISELVLLLLSFLGGSVGSLLGMLIFRHKISKTSFKIKFGLRILVQIFIILLFKI comes from the coding sequence ATCCTTTTTGGTTTTGACAAAAGAAACGCAACTCGTGGTGAAAATAGAATTTCTGAATTGGTCCTTTTATTGCTGTCATTTCTTGGCGGAAGTGTAGGTTCACTTTTAGGAATGCTCATTTTCCGACATAAAATATCTAAAACTTCCTTTAAAATAAAATTTGGACTAAGAATATTAGTCCAAATTTTTATCATTTTATTATTTAAAATCTAA
- a CDS encoding acetate/propionate family kinase: MNILVINAGSSSLKYQIIDIISQKVLAKGLAERIGIDGGRIKHQYAKDDGFGEYILEENLPEHATAFEAITKLLTHVDFGVIENPESIKAIGHRVVHGGEKFSKTQIITPEVKEKIKALIPLAPLHNPANLIGIEASEKFFPNAIQVAVFDTAFFATLPEQAYRYAIPKKFYTENRIRVYGFHGTSHKFVYNEAKKILKNDQLKAITIHLGNGASMAAVNKNGESIDTTLGFGPLCGLVMGTRSGDIDPSVIFYMVEELGFSLQEVKNILNKESGMLGLGGSSDARDINEKCEQGDADAKLTLELYTYRIKKYIGSYFAALNGIDTIIFTAGLGENDAVVRSWSCKNLEALGIKLDEEANVKFNHTKVPVEIQAPESKVKILIIPTNEELEIAQQTYELIQ; this comes from the coding sequence ATGAACATATTAGTTATTAACGCAGGAAGCTCATCTCTGAAATACCAAATCATCGATATTATTTCTCAAAAAGTTTTGGCTAAAGGTCTAGCAGAACGTATAGGAATTGATGGTGGTAGAATAAAGCATCAATATGCAAAAGATGATGGCTTCGGCGAATATATTTTAGAAGAAAATCTACCAGAACATGCTACAGCTTTCGAGGCGATTACGAAATTATTAACGCACGTAGATTTTGGAGTTATCGAAAATCCAGAAAGCATCAAAGCAATTGGTCACAGAGTAGTTCACGGCGGCGAAAAATTCTCAAAGACACAAATCATTACTCCAGAAGTAAAAGAGAAAATAAAAGCTCTTATACCTTTGGCACCTTTACATAACCCAGCCAATTTAATTGGTATAGAAGCTTCAGAAAAGTTTTTTCCTAATGCTATACAGGTTGCTGTTTTTGATACTGCATTTTTTGCTACCCTTCCAGAACAGGCTTATCGATATGCTATTCCTAAAAAATTCTATACAGAAAATAGAATTAGGGTTTATGGGTTCCACGGAACGAGCCACAAATTTGTATATAACGAAGCGAAAAAAATCCTGAAAAACGACCAACTAAAAGCCATCACCATTCACTTAGGAAACGGCGCAAGCATGGCAGCTGTTAACAAAAACGGAGAAAGCATAGATACTACACTAGGTTTCGGTCCGCTTTGCGGATTGGTTATGGGAACCAGAAGTGGCGATATAGATCCTTCTGTAATTTTTTACATGGTAGAAGAATTAGGTTTTTCTTTACAAGAAGTGAAAAACATTTTGAATAAAGAAAGTGGAATGCTTGGTTTAGGTGGAAGCAGCGATGCAAGAGACATTAACGAAAAATGTGAACAAGGCGATGCTGATGCAAAACTTACACTGGAACTTTACACCTATAGAATTAAAAAATACATTGGTTCTTATTTTGCTGCGCTGAATGGAATTGACACGATTATTTTCACTGCTGGTTTAGGAGAAAATGATGCTGTGGTAAGAAGTTGGTCTTGTAAAAATTTAGAAGCGCTTGGCATAAAGCTAGACGAAGAAGCGAATGTGAAATTTAATCACACAAAAGTTCCTGTAGAAATTCAAGCGCCAGAAAGCAAAGTGAAAATTCTGATTATTCCTACGAACGAAGAATTAGAAATTGCACAGCAAACGTATGAATTGATTCAATAA